The sequence caacagaagagcagcttggcgcggcgactcttgaagacggatggaggaacataaggtccgccgtgagtagcactgctgcaaccgttctaggtacgaggttatcgaatcgaggaaagcactggtttgacggcgaatgtcatcagttggtcgaagagaagaatgcagcaagggataGGATGTTGCAACACCGCACGaatgcgaacgaggaacgatacagacaggtgcggaacagacagaacacggttttacgaaggaaaaagcgccaccaggaagaccaagattgcgaagcgatggaatagctgtaccgcgcaaatgacacacggaagttctataaaaaggtgaaccgctcacgtagaagcTACATGCcataggccgaaatgtgcagagataacagtggtaaccttctcacgaatgaACGTGAGgtaatcgacaggtggaagtagTACTATGCCGAGCATCTGAatagcgaagcacaagatacagagaacggcacaggaatcaatatgggtgcacgctcagccgacgacagattcccagcacctgatcagtcggagataagtgaggagatcggcaagctgaggaacaacaaagccgcgggcaatgaccagttacctggcaagctgctcaaacatggaggagaggaactggctagagcgctgcactggatgatttctaatatttgggaggaggagagtctaccgcaggaatggatggaaggagcaGTATGTCCCGTTTACTAAAAggacgataagctagattgttgcaattaccgcgcaatcacattgctgaacgccgcctacaaggtactctcccaaatcctttgccctcgtctatcaccaatagctaaagaattcgtagggccgtaccaagcggcatttactggagcccgcgccactagggatcacatattcgcgataagacaagtactccagaaggcATAGGCTAGGCATATCGGACtcgccataaatgcgtcaaaaacaaaatacatgagagaaaGGAGCTCTAGAGaaaaaacactacgcctcccaccacgaatattgatagacggtgacgagttcgtgtatatGGGCTCACTGTTgatcgccgataatgacaccagcagagaaattcagagacgtgtTTTGGCAGGGAATTGTGCGTACTTTGacctcagaaaaacccttcgatcgagaaaagtacgccaccgcacgaaattgaccatccagaaaacgctcattagacctattgttctctatggccacaagacctggactatgttggcagaggaccatcgCGTCCTcagtgtttttgaaagaaatgtGCTGAAAACCATCTATGGCAGAGTTCAGATGGAagatggaacgtggagacggcgtatgaatcatgcAACAGctactaggagaaccacccatcgtacaaacagctaaaatcggacgtctacgatgggctgagcatgtcataaggatgtcggacgacagcccagtgaaaatggttcttgaatctaatccgactggtacaagaagaagagaagcgcagcgagcaaggtggattgatcaagtggagggtgatctcagaagcatccgtgccttgcgtGGCTGGCGACTAGCAGCCATGGGCCGAGTAATGTGGAGAAAGTACCAAGCATTCTTCACTGCAATCTAAGAGAGAGCTACAATTAACATGCAActaaactactaggtgtgcaaGTTTTGGACGATGTTGTATATGTCATTTGCGGCTCCAAAAGGCAACAAAGAGAACATGATTCGATCATCATATGTtcaaaacgagcaaacgacatcAAATTTGATTAGTATATCGCTTCTCTTCCATAGATCAAAGCGGTGATCATTCAATCGAGTGAGTGAggaagtaaagtgataaattttgtcgTAGGAAGGAGAGGTTGCGTACCTTTGTTCCATTATATCAACCATATATTATGTAAAATGACTGTCATCTTACAAAATGGTCTTCGAAAGTCAAAGTCAGATCAAATTATGTTGCTCAgatataagtattataaaagtattgtcttttgatataaatttatACAAAAACTATATGAATCATCTTTAAAATGGTTATGTTATccaatgtatatttttttcgagataaaatGCAAATTGGCAACAAACGGAGTACTCCATGATAAATATTAGTTAAGGAAAAGAATAATTATTGTTTGGTATAAATAACTAtggaaatattttgttttacttAGGGTAAAACTGATATTTGTTACGACACAATATTCCAAGTTATACCCCATATTCACGTTTATTGGGCATTCGAGATTAAAATAGTTAGATATGAAATCGCTGATGCTGGTTGCAATCGAGCAGTCGTTAGCCTTTTGTCGTTGctgtgataaaaaaaacttcaaatatgATGTGcgaaatatatattattgtcTCTAGTAATaccattttcaataaaaaaggttgctcttaaatttaatttataaaaaaaaacatcttacTTGAATTAATACCTCTGCAATATGCGAGATAGCACATAACTATTGGTTAGGTCTATTTATTCTAAATAAATCCTGTTCCAGCGTTCCTGATTGTGTAACCTGGATTCTGCCAAACATGTTTCACTGTCATCGAGAAAGTTGTTCGGCGTACTAGTCACAATTTTGCAACGGTATTTCTTGGTAAACTTGGACAGAACAAACTTTTTTAAGCTACCCTTCGGCTTAAGTGCTTTGAAGTTAAAATGCTTGCGACTTCGTTTAGTTTTCTTTCCTGATGCTTCGTTGGACATATTTTCCGACAAAGCCGCATCAAATTGAAGTTCCCGTCGTGCTGCACTAGGTGCACGAGAGTGTTTGGAGAACTCAAAATCACAACTAACCCACGATTCTGAACGTTTTGATGCTGACATTCGATTAGCATTCTTCAAAGCCGATTTATACAATGGTGATATTTCTCTCCTGTATGGTCGATTTTTCTTTCTGTTTGTTTCGCTTCCGGTATTGAGCTCTTCGAATAAGTCGCTTAATCCTGGTGAACACGGAACGCATTTAATACTTGGTTCAGCAGAGAATTTCTTCTGCAAGCTATTCTCTTTTACAATTGTTTGCCACTTGATCAAGCAATCTCTACTGTGACTGTTCATTATATGTTTTGGTAGTGCTGATATGTAATAAAACAAAGCACCACAATACGGACAGATATTGTCATCGCAGAATTTAATACTGGAATCCGGACTTTGAACAATTTTAGTTAAATCTTCttggtgatttttcaataggTGATGCCGAAGAGTGAACTCGAACAAATATTCATCTGCGCAAAATGGACAGTGAAAGTATTTCGATGTAGATAACAGAATTTTTACGATATTTCTAACTAGATCGTTAATATCAGCTTTTTCGCAACCGTTACTTAACTCCATTTCAGGAATATAATCACAGTAGTTATAAATTGAAGCTTATTGAATCATTGGGTtgttttctcgaaaaatactAAAATGTTGTGAGATACAATGTTACATTATCGTAAAATACCTGCAAAATAAGACAATTAGCAAAtagttttaacaaatttattcaCAGAAACTCCTACTTTCAAAATTGTAAACGTCTTCAACCTCCTCACGCATCCACTATTTACGTCTGTATAGGTCTGCAATACAAagagatgccaggtgaaaatttcatatatcGTCGAGCCGGGTTAAAAAAGTCGAAAAGTCGGCGGATTTCAAATTCTCATTAAACTATGGCTACGGTTTAGCGAAAAAAAagattacggtaattttgaaagtTCGTCAATTTTAACGAATGTCTGCGAAAACACAATTTTCAAAAGCCTGCGAAAAAGTCTGCAACAAACCCATATCCGCAGCTTGAGCTTAAGAAATCTGCAGTATTACAGACAAacctgcagacctggcatctctgatacaGACTCAGACTTtgcacggaaccgcaaaactaaGTAGTTTTGAGTACTTTTCACCTAACTACGGGTTTCCCGTTCAATAACCTTATTTtatgtaaagtagtaaagtatgcGCAGAGCTATTTTATTTCATATGGGCTGTTCTATTTTAGATCTACCACTAAAACATGTCAATTGCAACGCTGAGAGATAGCACAAATTAgaaacagatttaaaactgtacaacgatttttttttactaaatttctgtttgactaaacttataaaaccgatacactgaagaaggatgcaaatagcattccgaaatacgtatctgtattataacgtttgatacactttcggaaaaatagtgactgtgaaaatagtgactttgtgagagtgtaatgacgtgatataacatagtggaatccaACGGTAcgacaacagtactattagtgattttttttaattaatgaaaatttgaaatttgaacgaATAGAACACTGTTTCAAATTTCTTGCGTACATGTAAAATAATTAACCATTGATTTATTGTATcccatagatctaattgtgaatcaattgtcacAATTAGATTTATGGGATACATTACATTTTATTGAATCTTgacaagatatttttattccaacgattcaatatattgtttctgcgattcacaattgaatttattgtatacgtggtgtttttttttcaagaaaacatgtatgagaaaattttatgatttgaattgttacgatacttaacaacctatatatTCTATTGTgaaaagcatgttcacaattaattgaatagtgtataacaatacattaaaattcattatttttcaatggtcaaagcaattgtggaaggttttgtaacaacaaatcgtattgtttttctacaatattttttattcgggcacACTTACGTTTTACGAAATCTGACCGACGAAATGTCAAAGCATCGAATAACATTTCAGAAATTGGCACTATAAGCTGTGAAAAGagaagccagatctgcagatttgtctgtaaatctgcagatttcgtacatagtgctgcagacattttttgttgtgcagacttttgcagactttcgtcaaaatttacagacatttgaaattgttgcgacctttttttttgctcgccaaatcagtttagcgtatcatactttatagagaaatgccTGCCAGaacgacacttttaatgatcgtcaaAAATACCCAAATTTTGAACCAGTTCTAGCTGTCACAAAATGAGTACATTTGCAATTGGGGAAATGCTAGGGGAGagttgcgtctgcttagcagcTCATATTCAACTGTTTAagattgcactaagcagttcaatcgacgacacgacctaccactcgtctatcaaaactgtatcgtaaatttaactacccctcagtaactggaaatgtcaaatcggaaacgccaatgattttttttaaactggcagcacaagttgatacatttattgattctgaataacagtcaccataaccttggttactgcatatcgaaggcaagatgaatgtaaacaaaataaatttcagatcggttattatattacggaacattttaatggatttacctgactcgagcggaatgcaaaaattgaagagtatgagttatgtcttttataaagccaagttcaaaattcaggtcttgacatgaaaccgttgtgtgagaaggaagacatggaaatgaccgacaacgagctgagcgaggctagtgctctgcggtatctgcataacgtacggtaaaatgatttctttgtggaattccgctagtaatcctcgaatagtggtcaacaaggtgaaataatgtttccactgctgcgaaatcaaccgacacaaaacaattatgacaccggcatattacaccgaatcctactgcccagaaaagctagcagttgaagtgtacggatgaatcgctagaagcagatcattgccctcgttcgttggtttcatccatagattcgattaaattccgaaaatcgagttcatttgaatgcatttctgcttgatttggacaaagtttaacactaatagaaatattccaccgctttcaaaacatgtttatttgttttggggttccttggtaactagtccatagcaaattaaaaagtgttgctcgagaagattatttttatcatttacaaggggtcgctagatttgtggtaactggcggtgaatcgttagcgaacagttttaatgctgatttttcttcggagtgcctggtcgtgtcgtcggttcaatTTTAACTGCCCTGTTGAACACGTTGAatggacggagctctgccgcgcgactccgtgcgatctgtcaagtttcgcttCGCATCGCGTGTCGCTCCCACTCTAGCTTCaccctaagacgaaacgtaaagatagtggaaTTGGCGACAAATCGACGTTTCGGATAATCTTATTGGCTAGTTTCATTTTGGTTAGACCTTatctcaaacattttttttgcgaaaactaCAAAAGAAATGGTTTGTCTATAATCCATATTATCTGCTCAGTAAAATATTCTGCcaaagtttcaaaacatttgttgtgaagtgtaaagatgattgtttgagatatgttcctcgattttgtttaagattgtttgtaaacagtcaaGGGTGAATTTCTGTTCAGTTGTTAAGTCACGATAAAAATCTAATGTAGCCAAATTCTCACAATTTCTTCCAGAAATTGTTGAGGCTTGACTGCATTCAGGCTGCTATCAAAATTGCCCAGGCGAAATTGTCGTCATACTCGCGCCGGACGTGTCTTACTCATTATATCATGTTAAGTAGTGAAAAAGCAAATAACATCACTATGgaatacgcaacgtcaagtcaggtcatacaacttttcagtctgacaataaagtttcatgacgccatgacttccttgaacatcagttcaaattggtttcaaattatgatataaacgtatttcagcgttcatcattaatcagctgcacgaaaaaattttcattctaatatgggcaatcaaacacgctcagacggaaaagtttcattatttctttcttactttttgtggtatctgtataaatctgtataaaatctgtactctgtattaaatctgtatgcgcatgtaaaaatctgtataactcGCGACTACGAAGTTGAGTTTGACAGCTTATGTGTGTGAAGTGGAAGTAAATAAGCAAAAGAAAAAAGTGATGAATTTTCAAACGTACCGTTTTATTCGATTTTAGTTTTACTGTTTGAATTGGTAAGTACCAGTGTTTCCTAAAATCTTCGAAGATACTAATTCAGTTAATGAGTATAAAAAAATCGCTTGTGTGATGTCTATTTTCCCATGTAAAAAAACAAGTGATCGGTATGcgaaaaaaagtaaacataatTTCAGAACAatattcatgaatgaaaatctactgctttttttgaaaattctttgaattgtattgaaactgcattttttttattttgtgttgcagttttttcgtcgaagtgttcactttaaatgtgaaaataatgcatttttcGATTCATTTTCAGGAGCCTTCAAAAGGTGTTACGTGCACTGTGTTGATGAATTTGTCGGAAGTTTTTAGATACGCTGCCGGAGGAATCCGTTCGGATAGTTGGAGTAGATGAGATCTACAATGATGGATTTGGCTTATTTTCGACTTGTCTACAGTCATCCTCCAAGTGTCGAGCTGCATACAACAAAAGTTTGCACTAGCAGTTAACGCTCTGCTTGGTTATTTGCATGTACTTGGAAAATGCTAACATGTGATAGCTGTTTTGAATCATTGAtggaggtttgttttttttaatccgtgttccagatcacaaaattattatttttatttgttacAGAAACTCGACACAATAGAGCGGTTAACATCCAACGAGCAGCGGTCGTATATTCcgaaccgataacatcatgTTTGAAGGGCATTTGACATTTGTTCATTAAGttcattttattgtcagatgaataaatttaataaatacataaatataTAAGTTTACAAATTGACGACACGCATTGAACGACAATCGATAAAATTACAGCTCAACTCCTTAGTAGGGACAGGAAGCAGCGGGTACAGAAGAAGTCCTCAGAATTACTCGCATAGTTGGGAGGTTCAAACCTGAGAACAGAATACGAATTACAATTGTGTGAATTTGAGCTAGAACAATATTTAATACTTACTGGGGGGAACACAATTTATTACCAGAGAAATGTAAATCGCACCCAAGTAATTTTCGTTGACTCGATTCTGAATCATTGAATCCATATTacgtatcatttattttacttgTTTGGGAAGGATTGAATCGATATACTAAATCTGGAACATAACACTGTTCTCATCAGAATTACAAACACTGTCATGAAATGTTTTTGCAAGCCCATTCGAGCAACTTTTCAGATCCATGATCtacaatattcaaagaaaaaaattcttaaataaAACTCAATTACCTTCCTCTGTATTGTAATGCACTGGATTGCCGCATTAAAATTACTAAGAACAGTTGTTTGATCATAAAATTCCAAATATTGTCTTACCTATGCGGATTACTAGTGCCGGAAGAGGAGTTCTTTCCCGCTTTTTACTCACGAAATACTAGCAACTATGTACcgcaaaataaattttaaaaactaaatAGAAGTCGTTTAATCTTTTTAGCAAACAgagaaataattaattttacttGAGTGAAAAAGTACTCtgctttgtttacattcacttcacacaCAGATTAAACTTTCATAGATAGCAGCACCGTTCCTTCTAGGtcgcgaatacagataaatctgtataaatggcatctctgcgtctaagacaagacctgacaactggcttcttatttttccttccgaatcatccttcccgtcattttcgccctgtagaatgaataccaacgtatcggctacagtgtagccatatttacagattttttaataactttatgccacagactaacagacaggacactcaaattagattcttcaatcattttaacggtcatttcgaatattccattatttgggacagtactcacatgtgtcatgatggcgccacgttaccctatcaaaaacatcctgtctgtcatctagactgtgtttatttttttcatttaccaacagagttgccatttatacagaattacctgtaatgtattgatttgtatacgtccatgcgaatttcatgcaggatacagatttaatacatattgccaaaactatatacataattgtgcctacttctcatcctccaacgcaatacaaaatcgaacccgttttgttacaatatttacttgtttctggtctgccgccacttaatttcggttgaaaactaccaacacaataaaaaatagtctagatgaacaacgttgagtcaaataaatggttaccttccaacatggcgaaaatgtaaaatatatcatcaacgaaatccaataatttattgtgacgattcattttcaaatatttttatgaaatcaggcatccctgcaagcagctgatcggtgttgacaaacgaggggaaacctactagtaaaaaaacttttacctaacacaaggggtgtacagatagtaaatagttcgcgcagtataatataggtggaactagtgcatcacgaaaaattatttttataagaatttacttatactgtcatgtctgttagtctgtgtttttgctaagaaaaaactatttattaaatttaaatttttagactcctggtttttgatttgaaataaacatgagaAATGAGTTGGTGATtgcattttattattatatattaatgcttaaaacaattaattgagctttgatgatagAACACGAatcatctcatgttgaacgcaaaattgaatccattgttgacgtattaccggatcttttgaaaaccggaaaaagtcaagtttggataaAAATGCATAGtgtgaccacagtgtggaacacaaaagctcatttttctcgtaaaactaaacacactttcgagtttacactaatttaacaaatcttttttggttacactttaattccccAAaacgaaaaacggcttgatgctgattttaattacacagtgctgccactataaacatttattacaaatgtgattggaaaaaagttaaacatcctctgaaaattttcattttgagagctaaaattatacatttttattaacttgttttctgattttctttatacttggcatcattgctcgcgtaccctgcaaaagttttttcttttctcaatgcgc comes from Malaya genurostris strain Urasoe2022 chromosome 3, Malgen_1.1, whole genome shotgun sequence and encodes:
- the LOC131436289 gene encoding uncharacterized protein LOC131436289, producing the protein MELSNGCEKADINDLVRNIVKILLSTSKYFHCPFCADEYLFEFTLRHHLLKNHQEDLTKIVQSPDSSIKFCDDNICPYCGALFYYISALPKHIMNSHSRDCLIKWQTIVKENSLQKKFSAEPSIKCVPCSPGLSDLFEELNTGSETNRKKNRPYRREISPLYKSALKNANRMSASKRSESWVSCDFEFSKHSRAPSAARRELQFDAALSENMSNEASGKKTKRSRKHFNFKALKPKGSLKKFVLSKFTKKYRCKIVTSTPNNFLDDSETCLAESRLHNQERWNRIYLE